One Pieris napi chromosome Z, ilPieNapi1.2, whole genome shotgun sequence DNA window includes the following coding sequences:
- the LOC125062205 gene encoding TGF-beta receptor type-1 isoform X2: protein MFLSKTIIMGLLHERRLLLILIIAFSHKIQKINGLKCYCNVESSSCPNSTCETDGFCYASTMIEHGIQKYTYHCIELKALIPIEHPFSCSTTRTRNESVVIQCCNSHDLCNRELHLEIQSKPPATETSATAWQVIPWIMGLTVLGICGAISVWLIKRPARKGHSLPPYTAEDSYCDSRHPMIKTTIRDMIELTTSGSGSGLPLLVQRSIARQIQLMDIIGKGRFGEVWRGRWRGENVAVKIFSSREECSWFREAEIYQTVMLRHENILGFIAADNKDNGTWTQLWLITDYHENGSLFDFLTLRTIDSNTLVTMALSIATGLAHLHMDIVGTKGKPAIAHRDLKSKNILVKSNLSCVIGDLGLAVRHNVASDSVDVPSTNRVGTKRYMAPEVLDESMDARQFDPYKRSDVYSFGLVVWEMARRCGSMPEEYQPPYYDCVSPDPALEDMRRVVCIEKRRPSVPNRWHSDPVLSAISKVMKECWYQNPAARLTALRIKKTLANIGTADHIKL, encoded by the exons atgtttttgtCGAAGACTATAATCATGGGCCTGTTACATGAGAGAAGGTTGTTGTTAATCCTAATTATAGCTTTCAGTCATAAAATCCAGAAAATAAATG GCCTCAAGTGCTATTGCAATGTTGAAAGTTCGAGCTGTCCAAACTCAACATGTGAAACTGATGGATTTTGTTATGCTTCCACGATGATTGAACATGGAATTCAAAAGTATACCTACCA CTGTATCGAGCTGAAAGCTTTGATACCCATCGAGCACCCCTTCAGTTGCTCTACAACAAGAACTCGAAATGAATCTGTGGTGATACAATGTTGTAATTCTCATGACTTGTGCAATCGAGAGCTGCATCTGGAGATACAGTCAAAGCCACCAG caaCAGAGACATCAGCAACAGCATGGCAAGTAATACCTTGGATAATGGGTCTTACGGTGCTTGGAATATGTGGAGCAATCAGCGTTTGGTTGATTAAGAGACCTGCTCGGAAGGGCCACTCGTTGCCCCCATACACTGCCGAAGATTCCTATTGTGACTCCCGTCATCCAATGATCAAAACAACCATTCGGGATATGATCGAACTAACGACGTCTGGATCCGGTTCAG GCCTACCGCTATTAGTTCAGCGCTCGATCGCAAGGCAGATTCAATTGATGGATATAATAGGTAAAGGTCGGTTTGGTGAGGTCTGGCGCGGACGATGGCGTGGGGAAAACGTTGCTGTTAAGATTTTCTCTTCAAGAGAAGAATGCTCTTGGTTTCGTGAAGCAGAAATTTACCAGACGGTTATGTTGCGTCACGAGAACATTCTCGGATTCATAGCAGCTGATAATAAAG ACAATGGCACTTGGACTCAACTGTGGTTGATAACTGACTATCATGAGAATGGTTCGCTGTTTGACTTTCTAACTCTGCGGACCATTGACTCCAACACACTAGTAACTATGGCTCTATCTATTGCAACTGGACTAGCCCATCTACACATGGACATCGTTGGAACGaaag GCAAGCCAGCGATCGCTCATCGTGATTTGAAatcgaaaaatattttagtgaaaAGTAATCTATCTTGCGTAATCGGAGATTTGGGGCTGGCTGTACGACATAATGTGGCCAGTGATTCGGTAGATGTCCCATCGACTAATCGGGTCGGCACAAAACGCTACATGGCGCCTGAG GTCTTGGACGAGAGTATGGACGCACGTCAATTCGATCCTTACAAGCGCTCGGACGTGTATTCTTTCGGGTTGGTTGTATGGGAAATGGCGCGTCGCTGTGGCAGTATGCCTGAAGAATATCAACCACCATATTATGACTGTGTTTCGCCCGATCCAGCTTTGGAAGATATGAGACGAGTGGTCTGCATTGAAAAGAGACGACCAAGTGTGCCTAATCGATGGCACTCGGATCCG GTCTTGTCCGCAATATCTAAAGTCATGAAAGAGTGTTGGTACCAAAACCCAGCTGCTCGTTTGACAGCCCTCagaataaagaaaacattagCAAACATCGGTACGGCTGACCATATCAAACTGTAG
- the LOC125062205 gene encoding TGF-beta receptor type-1 isoform X3 has translation MFLSKTIIMGLLHERRLLLILIIAFSHKIQKINGLKCYCNVESSSCPNSTCETDGFCYASTMIEHGIQKYTYQCWHQDTIFPPGDIPIWCREESSDIFCCSTDFCNSEFFPATETSATAWQVIPWIMGLTVLGICGAISVWLIKRPARKGHSLPPYTAEDSYCDSRHPMIKTTIRDMIELTTSGSGSGLPLLVQRSIARQIQLMDIIGKGRFGEVWRGRWRGENVAVKIFSSREECSWFREAEIYQTVMLRHENILGFIAADNKDNGTWTQLWLITDYHENGSLFDFLTLRTIDSNTLVTMALSIATGLAHLHMDIVGTKGKPAIAHRDLKSKNILVKSNLSCVIGDLGLAVRHNVASDSVDVPSTNRVGTKRYMAPEVLDESMDARQFDPYKRSDVYSFGLVVWEMARRCGSMPEEYQPPYYDCVSPDPALEDMRRVVCIEKRRPSVPNRWHSDPVLSAISKVMKECWYQNPAARLTALRIKKTLANIGTADHIKL, from the exons atgtttttgtCGAAGACTATAATCATGGGCCTGTTACATGAGAGAAGGTTGTTGTTAATCCTAATTATAGCTTTCAGTCATAAAATCCAGAAAATAAATG GCCTCAAGTGCTATTGCAATGTTGAAAGTTCGAGCTGTCCAAACTCAACATGTGAAACTGATGGATTTTGTTATGCTTCCACGATGATTGAACATGGAATTCAAAAGTATACCTACCA ATGTTGGCACCAAGACACGATATTCCCTCCAGGAGATATACCGATTTGGTGTCGTGAGGAATCTTCCGATATATTTTGCTGCTCAACGGACTTCTGTAATAGTGAATTCTTTCCAG caaCAGAGACATCAGCAACAGCATGGCAAGTAATACCTTGGATAATGGGTCTTACGGTGCTTGGAATATGTGGAGCAATCAGCGTTTGGTTGATTAAGAGACCTGCTCGGAAGGGCCACTCGTTGCCCCCATACACTGCCGAAGATTCCTATTGTGACTCCCGTCATCCAATGATCAAAACAACCATTCGGGATATGATCGAACTAACGACGTCTGGATCCGGTTCAG GCCTACCGCTATTAGTTCAGCGCTCGATCGCAAGGCAGATTCAATTGATGGATATAATAGGTAAAGGTCGGTTTGGTGAGGTCTGGCGCGGACGATGGCGTGGGGAAAACGTTGCTGTTAAGATTTTCTCTTCAAGAGAAGAATGCTCTTGGTTTCGTGAAGCAGAAATTTACCAGACGGTTATGTTGCGTCACGAGAACATTCTCGGATTCATAGCAGCTGATAATAAAG ACAATGGCACTTGGACTCAACTGTGGTTGATAACTGACTATCATGAGAATGGTTCGCTGTTTGACTTTCTAACTCTGCGGACCATTGACTCCAACACACTAGTAACTATGGCTCTATCTATTGCAACTGGACTAGCCCATCTACACATGGACATCGTTGGAACGaaag GCAAGCCAGCGATCGCTCATCGTGATTTGAAatcgaaaaatattttagtgaaaAGTAATCTATCTTGCGTAATCGGAGATTTGGGGCTGGCTGTACGACATAATGTGGCCAGTGATTCGGTAGATGTCCCATCGACTAATCGGGTCGGCACAAAACGCTACATGGCGCCTGAG GTCTTGGACGAGAGTATGGACGCACGTCAATTCGATCCTTACAAGCGCTCGGACGTGTATTCTTTCGGGTTGGTTGTATGGGAAATGGCGCGTCGCTGTGGCAGTATGCCTGAAGAATATCAACCACCATATTATGACTGTGTTTCGCCCGATCCAGCTTTGGAAGATATGAGACGAGTGGTCTGCATTGAAAAGAGACGACCAAGTGTGCCTAATCGATGGCACTCGGATCCG GTCTTGTCCGCAATATCTAAAGTCATGAAAGAGTGTTGGTACCAAAACCCAGCTGCTCGTTTGACAGCCCTCagaataaagaaaacattagCAAACATCGGTACGGCTGACCATATCAAACTGTAG
- the LOC125062286 gene encoding FH1/FH2 domain-containing protein 3 isoform X4, which produces MLQSDKDLVHEFVANNGLDCLMQVSAKEDQTYLDYILRALGQILIYVDGMHGVMNHKGCIQWQYSLISSNFRHVVKTTLKLLSIFVEYTEGNSLLLIDAMNVVEKSNGRSPWYNVIKILQDFDASDTELLICATSLINLCLINIPDKDTYYDQVDALHDQGIDDIIQFYMSRQGTDLDLLRQLHIYDAVLIYEDGMESGSAVKQLDDSILKSIRRRNINVTNDFRKSKRYQMKEKADQGMLSSLECEQKNIYSLRASSSPSLPERKETSSLRKRRDRCARQAHHIQQLELQSSSSEIINALFQIKGNKLEASNDCLPRNTLCNSGEENAEDQEGTSTRDNLPDVLINGNQRYTSGLQQRIENGTLGHTVNPVDNLSPKWNKFIDPTIPEKDDRGVLLNREHSIKDLAQRLTSPIQHVQEEKPLLVSDMAGIVSKAKEELARSQTKEIVKTPTKEKCQKTMEFNLEIVSEKELNWDEVRKACRHRDFQLCDLDFSDLREDSDDEAKSVVIKIQNGPPPPPPNMPPSFEGPPPPPVYGLNEIKPQNLNESDSSTLKKNKKTLKLFWREIHETPAPTMKEDHFIWDDLPKVEIDTAMWEHLFETRPNDINFMEKIQAEPKENLILDNKRSTAINITMKKLPPPQTIKAAILKMDVTVMARESIEKLLTILPTEEEKIKIQEAQYSNPDLPLGSAEKFLLTLTSINELSSRLKLWVFKLDFDNLEKEIAEPLLDLKQGIELLRANRTFKIILSTLREVGSFLNGTPVKGFRLEYLTKVAEVKDTVHKHSLLFHLCEMIKNKFEDTTDLFSELGPVIRASKVDFDVLSNNLLKLEADCKAAWDHMKRVAKHDGSLYKMKINDFITDAAERIVLLTKIKNLILKRYEKFLLYLGVPQVEIPNNRPTDFLKGIAEFALEYRTTRERLLQQIQKKATHRERNKTRGVMIIDVTRYSKQGGDHSADTALKEILKEQTVSDILADGRRRSQKTGDDAVEEILESLVRSAAMKTNPQRERRRNRLSDRKKLVTRTWEMNST; this is translated from the exons ATGTTACAGTCTGATAAGGACTTGGTGCATGAATTTGTGGCTAATAATGGCCTTGATTGTCTTATGCAAGTCAGTGCGAAGGAGGATCAAACTTACCTTGACTACATTTTACGAGCCCTCGGACAA ATACTCATTTATGTGGACGGTATGCATGGAGTCATGAATCATAAGGGGTGTATACAATGGCAGTACTCGTTGATTTCAAGTAATTTCCGGCATGTGGTCAAGACGACACTTAAGCTACTTTCTATATTCGTCGAATACACTGAGGGCAACAGTCTTCTCCTCATCGATGCCATGAACGTGGTTGAAAAATCCAACGGCAGATCTCCGTGGTACAATGTCATCAAAATTCTTCAAGACTTTGATGCATCGGATACGGAACTTCTCATATGTGCaactagtttaataaatttgtgtttaataaatataccagATAAGGATACGTATTATGATCAAGTAGACGCCCTTCATGACCAAGGGATAGATGATATTATCCAGTTCTATATGTCCAGACAGGGCACGGATTTGGACCTTTTAAGGCAACTACATATATATGATGCAGTTCTGATATACGAAGATGGAATGGAGAGTGGATCAGCTGtgaa ACAGTTGGATGACTCAATACTAAAATCTATAAGGAGAAGAAATATTAACGTCACAAATGACTTCCGAAAATCTAAAAGATACCAAATGAAAGAGAAAG CAGACCAAGGTATGTTATCTAGTTTGGAGTGTGagcagaaaaatatatattccttACGAGCTTCGAGTTCCCCGTCGCTCCCAGAACGTAAAGAGACTTCATCTTTACGAAAAAGGCGAGATAGATGCGCCAGGCAAGCGCATCACATTCAACAATTAGAGCTTCAAAGTAGCTCCAGTGAAATTATCAATGCcctatttcaaataaaggGGAACAAACTCGAAGCTAGCAATGATTGCTTACCCAGAAATACACTTTGTAACAGCGGAGAAGAGAATGCAGAAGACCAAGAAGGCACCTCGACCCGGGACAACTTACCggatgtattaattaatg GTAACCAAAGATATACATCGGGTCTACAACAGAGAATTGAAAACGGAACATTAGGTCACACTGTAAATCCCGTTGATAATTTATCCCCTAAGtggaataaatttattgaccCTACAATACCGGAGAAGGACGATAGAGGAGTTCTCTTAAACAGGGAACATAGTATTAAGGATTTAGCGCAAAGACTGACTAGCCCAATTCAGCATGTCCAAGAAGAGAAACCGTTACTTGTATCTGATATGGCCGGAATCGTTTCAAAGGCTAAAGAAGAACTGGCCAGATCTCAAACCAAGG AGATCGTTAAAACTCCAACTAAagaaaaatgtcaaaaaacAATGGAATTTAATTTGGAAATAGTTTCGGAAAAAGAATTAAATTGGGACGAGGTGAGGAAAGCCTGTCGCCATCGCGATTTTCAACTATGTGATCTGGATTTCTCTGACCTGCGCGAGGATTCAGATGACGAAGCAAAGTCCGTGgtgataaaaatacaaaatggaCCGCCACCACCACCCCCAAATATGCCTCCATCATTTGAAGGTCCACCACCGCCACCAGTGTACGGCCTTAACGAGATAAaacctcaaaatttaaatgaatccGATTCATCTACcttgaagaaaaataaaaaaacattaaaactatTCTGGAGAGAGATCCACGAAACCCCAGCACCAACGATGAAGGAAGATCACTTCATATGGGATGATCTTCCTAAAGTAGAAATCGATACGGCCATGTGGGAACATCTCTTCGAGACGAGGCcaaatgatattaattttatgg agaaaattCAAGCAGAACCAAAGGAAAATCtaattttagataataaaCGATCTACagcaataaatataacaatgaaaAAGCTCCCTCCACCGCAAACTATCAAGGcagctattttaaaaatggatgTTACAGTTATGGCGCGTGAGTCTATAGAAAAACTCCTCACAATTCTTCCTACAGAagaggaaaaaattaaaatacaggAAGCGCag TACTCGAATCCGGACTTGCCTTTGGGAAGCGCTGAAAAGTTCCTGTTAACCCTCACATCCATTAACGAATTGTCGTCCAGGTTAAAGCTTTGGGTTTTCAAACTAGACTTTGATAACTTAGAG AAAGAAATTGCCGAGCCTCTTTTGGACCTTAAACAAGGAATTGAATTATTAAGGGCTAACCGGACgtttaagataatattatcaaCGTTGCGAGAGGTTGGAAGTTTTCTTAATGGAACGCCAGTGAAAGGCTTTCGGCTGGAATATTTGACCAAAGTTGCTGAAGTGAAGGATACCGTTCACAAGCATTCACTGTTGTTTCATCTGTgtgaaatgataaaaaataaatttgaggacACAACGGACTTGTTCAGCGAA ctGGGTCCTGTTATAAGAGCGTCGAAGGTGGACTTCGACGTACTCAGCAACAACCTCCTCAAGCTAGAAGCGGACTGTAAAGCTGCGTGGGATCACATGAAGCGGGTGGCAAAGCACGACGGCTCTttgtataaaatgaaaattaacgATTTTATAACAGACGCTGCAGAACGCattgtattattaactaaaattaaaaatctcatTTTAAAAAG ATATGAAAAGTTTTTGCTGTACCTCGGAGTGCCACAAGTAGAGATACCAAATAATCGACCAACTGACTTCCTTAAAGGAATAGCCGAATTTGCCTTAGAGTACAGAACGACGAGGGAACGTTTACTTCAACAAATTCAAAAGAAGGCCACCCACCGAGAACGCAATAAGACTCGAGGAGTCATGATTATTGAC GTTACTAGGTATTCGAAACAGGGTGGAGATCATAGCGCAGATACggcattaaaagaaatattgaagGAGCAGACGGTATCTGACATATTAGCAGATGGGCGCAGGAGATCCCAGAAGAC GGGCGACGATGCCGTTGAGGAAATTCTTGAAAGTCTGGTTCGGTCAGCAGCAATGAAAACCAACCCGCAAAGAGAACGACGAAGAAACAGACTCTCCGACCGAAAGAAAC tTGTCACCAGAACATGGGAAATGAACTCAACGTAA
- the LOC125062286 gene encoding FH1/FH2 domain-containing protein 3 isoform X3, which translates to MIELVKMPDTNGINGALRDIGANAFVCRVQYLNDLDPFNEYNVRLPTRPLYHTFNSLIPLSYQIAAVHRLLQAPHRLDDATLQVFKDGDYGPYLDLDLTLAEQDEEIEGLQESRKNALVLRTQLSVRVHAITERLLHSQGKDLRRALFAVKQMLQSDKDLVHEFVANNGLDCLMQVSAKEDQTYLDYILRALGQILIYVDGMHGVMNHKGCIQWQYSLISSNFRHVVKTTLKLLSIFVEYTEGNSLLLIDAMNVVEKSNGRSPWYNVIKILQDFDASDTELLICATSLINLCLINIPDKDTYYDQVDALHDQGIDDIIQFYMSRQGTDLDLLRQLHIYDAVLIYEDGMESGSAVKQLDDSILKSIRRRNINVTNDFRKSKRYQMKEKADQGMLSSLECEQKNIYSLRASSSPSLPERKETSSLRKRRDRCARQAHHIQQLELQSSSSEIINALFQIKGNKLEASNDCLPRNTLCNSGEENAEDQEGTSTRDNLPDVLINGNQRYTSGLQQRIENGTLGHTVNPVDNLSPKWNKFIDPTIPEKDDRGVLLNREHSIKDLAQRLTSPIQHVQEEKPLLVSDMAGIVSKAKEELARSQTKEIVKTPTKEKCQKTMEFNLEIVSEKELNWDEVRKACRHRDFQLCDLDFSDLREDSDDEAKSVVIKIQNGPPPPPPNMPPSFEGPPPPPVYGLNEIKPQNLNESDSSTLKKNKKTLKLFWREIHETPAPTMKEDHFIWDDLPKVEIDTAMWEHLFETRPNDINFMEKIQAEPKENLILDNKRSTAINITMKKLPPPQTIKAAILKMDVTVMARESIEKLLTILPTEEEKIKIQEAQYSNPDLPLGSAEKFLLTLTSINELSSRLKLWVFKLDFDNLEKEIAEPLLDLKQGIELLRANRTFKIILSTLREVGSFLNGTPVKGFRLEYLTKVAEVKDTVHKHSLLFHLCEMIKNKFEDTTDLFSELGPVIRASKVDFDVLSNNLLKLEADCKAAWDHMKRVAKHDGSLYKMKINDFITDAAERIVLLTKIKNLILKRYEKFLLYLGVPQVEIPNNRPTDFLKGIAEFALEYRTTRERLLQQIQKKATHRERNKTRGVMIIDVTRYSKQGGDHSADTALKEILKEQTVSDILADGRRRSQKTGDDAVEEILESLVRSAAMKTNPQRERRRNRLSDRKKLVTRTWEMNST; encoded by the exons TCGCAAAAATGCTTTGGTACTGCGCACTCAATTATCGGTACGAGTACATGCTATCACTG AACGTCTTCTACATTCCCAAGGAAAGGACCTGCGGCGGGCTTTGTTTGCCGTGAAGCAGATGTTACAGTCTGATAAGGACTTGGTGCATGAATTTGTGGCTAATAATGGCCTTGATTGTCTTATGCAAGTCAGTGCGAAGGAGGATCAAACTTACCTTGACTACATTTTACGAGCCCTCGGACAA ATACTCATTTATGTGGACGGTATGCATGGAGTCATGAATCATAAGGGGTGTATACAATGGCAGTACTCGTTGATTTCAAGTAATTTCCGGCATGTGGTCAAGACGACACTTAAGCTACTTTCTATATTCGTCGAATACACTGAGGGCAACAGTCTTCTCCTCATCGATGCCATGAACGTGGTTGAAAAATCCAACGGCAGATCTCCGTGGTACAATGTCATCAAAATTCTTCAAGACTTTGATGCATCGGATACGGAACTTCTCATATGTGCaactagtttaataaatttgtgtttaataaatataccagATAAGGATACGTATTATGATCAAGTAGACGCCCTTCATGACCAAGGGATAGATGATATTATCCAGTTCTATATGTCCAGACAGGGCACGGATTTGGACCTTTTAAGGCAACTACATATATATGATGCAGTTCTGATATACGAAGATGGAATGGAGAGTGGATCAGCTGtgaa ACAGTTGGATGACTCAATACTAAAATCTATAAGGAGAAGAAATATTAACGTCACAAATGACTTCCGAAAATCTAAAAGATACCAAATGAAAGAGAAAG CAGACCAAGGTATGTTATCTAGTTTGGAGTGTGagcagaaaaatatatattccttACGAGCTTCGAGTTCCCCGTCGCTCCCAGAACGTAAAGAGACTTCATCTTTACGAAAAAGGCGAGATAGATGCGCCAGGCAAGCGCATCACATTCAACAATTAGAGCTTCAAAGTAGCTCCAGTGAAATTATCAATGCcctatttcaaataaaggGGAACAAACTCGAAGCTAGCAATGATTGCTTACCCAGAAATACACTTTGTAACAGCGGAGAAGAGAATGCAGAAGACCAAGAAGGCACCTCGACCCGGGACAACTTACCggatgtattaattaatg GTAACCAAAGATATACATCGGGTCTACAACAGAGAATTGAAAACGGAACATTAGGTCACACTGTAAATCCCGTTGATAATTTATCCCCTAAGtggaataaatttattgaccCTACAATACCGGAGAAGGACGATAGAGGAGTTCTCTTAAACAGGGAACATAGTATTAAGGATTTAGCGCAAAGACTGACTAGCCCAATTCAGCATGTCCAAGAAGAGAAACCGTTACTTGTATCTGATATGGCCGGAATCGTTTCAAAGGCTAAAGAAGAACTGGCCAGATCTCAAACCAAGG AGATCGTTAAAACTCCAACTAAagaaaaatgtcaaaaaacAATGGAATTTAATTTGGAAATAGTTTCGGAAAAAGAATTAAATTGGGACGAGGTGAGGAAAGCCTGTCGCCATCGCGATTTTCAACTATGTGATCTGGATTTCTCTGACCTGCGCGAGGATTCAGATGACGAAGCAAAGTCCGTGgtgataaaaatacaaaatggaCCGCCACCACCACCCCCAAATATGCCTCCATCATTTGAAGGTCCACCACCGCCACCAGTGTACGGCCTTAACGAGATAAaacctcaaaatttaaatgaatccGATTCATCTACcttgaagaaaaataaaaaaacattaaaactatTCTGGAGAGAGATCCACGAAACCCCAGCACCAACGATGAAGGAAGATCACTTCATATGGGATGATCTTCCTAAAGTAGAAATCGATACGGCCATGTGGGAACATCTCTTCGAGACGAGGCcaaatgatattaattttatgg agaaaattCAAGCAGAACCAAAGGAAAATCtaattttagataataaaCGATCTACagcaataaatataacaatgaaaAAGCTCCCTCCACCGCAAACTATCAAGGcagctattttaaaaatggatgTTACAGTTATGGCGCGTGAGTCTATAGAAAAACTCCTCACAATTCTTCCTACAGAagaggaaaaaattaaaatacaggAAGCGCag TACTCGAATCCGGACTTGCCTTTGGGAAGCGCTGAAAAGTTCCTGTTAACCCTCACATCCATTAACGAATTGTCGTCCAGGTTAAAGCTTTGGGTTTTCAAACTAGACTTTGATAACTTAGAG AAAGAAATTGCCGAGCCTCTTTTGGACCTTAAACAAGGAATTGAATTATTAAGGGCTAACCGGACgtttaagataatattatcaaCGTTGCGAGAGGTTGGAAGTTTTCTTAATGGAACGCCAGTGAAAGGCTTTCGGCTGGAATATTTGACCAAAGTTGCTGAAGTGAAGGATACCGTTCACAAGCATTCACTGTTGTTTCATCTGTgtgaaatgataaaaaataaatttgaggacACAACGGACTTGTTCAGCGAA ctGGGTCCTGTTATAAGAGCGTCGAAGGTGGACTTCGACGTACTCAGCAACAACCTCCTCAAGCTAGAAGCGGACTGTAAAGCTGCGTGGGATCACATGAAGCGGGTGGCAAAGCACGACGGCTCTttgtataaaatgaaaattaacgATTTTATAACAGACGCTGCAGAACGCattgtattattaactaaaattaaaaatctcatTTTAAAAAG ATATGAAAAGTTTTTGCTGTACCTCGGAGTGCCACAAGTAGAGATACCAAATAATCGACCAACTGACTTCCTTAAAGGAATAGCCGAATTTGCCTTAGAGTACAGAACGACGAGGGAACGTTTACTTCAACAAATTCAAAAGAAGGCCACCCACCGAGAACGCAATAAGACTCGAGGAGTCATGATTATTGAC GTTACTAGGTATTCGAAACAGGGTGGAGATCATAGCGCAGATACggcattaaaagaaatattgaagGAGCAGACGGTATCTGACATATTAGCAGATGGGCGCAGGAGATCCCAGAAGAC GGGCGACGATGCCGTTGAGGAAATTCTTGAAAGTCTGGTTCGGTCAGCAGCAATGAAAACCAACCCGCAAAGAGAACGACGAAGAAACAGACTCTCCGACCGAAAGAAAC tTGTCACCAGAACATGGGAAATGAACTCAACGTAA
- the LOC125062205 gene encoding TGF-beta receptor type-1 isoform X1 — MFLSKTIIMGLLHERRLLLILIIAFSHKIQKINGLKCYCNVESSSCPNSTCETDGFCYASTMIEHGIQKYTYQEVALNCLKGKAFPPVYPMICRGSRNYCCTKDFCNSDEIYREIYSKVLHDSTATETSATAWQVIPWIMGLTVLGICGAISVWLIKRPARKGHSLPPYTAEDSYCDSRHPMIKTTIRDMIELTTSGSGSGLPLLVQRSIARQIQLMDIIGKGRFGEVWRGRWRGENVAVKIFSSREECSWFREAEIYQTVMLRHENILGFIAADNKDNGTWTQLWLITDYHENGSLFDFLTLRTIDSNTLVTMALSIATGLAHLHMDIVGTKGKPAIAHRDLKSKNILVKSNLSCVIGDLGLAVRHNVASDSVDVPSTNRVGTKRYMAPEVLDESMDARQFDPYKRSDVYSFGLVVWEMARRCGSMPEEYQPPYYDCVSPDPALEDMRRVVCIEKRRPSVPNRWHSDPVLSAISKVMKECWYQNPAARLTALRIKKTLANIGTADHIKL; from the exons atgtttttgtCGAAGACTATAATCATGGGCCTGTTACATGAGAGAAGGTTGTTGTTAATCCTAATTATAGCTTTCAGTCATAAAATCCAGAAAATAAATG GCCTCAAGTGCTATTGCAATGTTGAAAGTTCGAGCTGTCCAAACTCAACATGTGAAACTGATGGATTTTGTTATGCTTCCACGATGATTGAACATGGAATTCAAAAGTATACCTACCA AGAGGTGGCCTTAAACTGTTTGAAAGGCAAAGCCTTCCCACCTGTCTATCCAATGATATGCAGAGGTTCAAGAAATTATTGCTGTACAAAAGATTTCTGCAATTCTGATGAGATTTACCGagaaatatattcaaaagtACTCCATGATTCAACGG caaCAGAGACATCAGCAACAGCATGGCAAGTAATACCTTGGATAATGGGTCTTACGGTGCTTGGAATATGTGGAGCAATCAGCGTTTGGTTGATTAAGAGACCTGCTCGGAAGGGCCACTCGTTGCCCCCATACACTGCCGAAGATTCCTATTGTGACTCCCGTCATCCAATGATCAAAACAACCATTCGGGATATGATCGAACTAACGACGTCTGGATCCGGTTCAG GCCTACCGCTATTAGTTCAGCGCTCGATCGCAAGGCAGATTCAATTGATGGATATAATAGGTAAAGGTCGGTTTGGTGAGGTCTGGCGCGGACGATGGCGTGGGGAAAACGTTGCTGTTAAGATTTTCTCTTCAAGAGAAGAATGCTCTTGGTTTCGTGAAGCAGAAATTTACCAGACGGTTATGTTGCGTCACGAGAACATTCTCGGATTCATAGCAGCTGATAATAAAG ACAATGGCACTTGGACTCAACTGTGGTTGATAACTGACTATCATGAGAATGGTTCGCTGTTTGACTTTCTAACTCTGCGGACCATTGACTCCAACACACTAGTAACTATGGCTCTATCTATTGCAACTGGACTAGCCCATCTACACATGGACATCGTTGGAACGaaag GCAAGCCAGCGATCGCTCATCGTGATTTGAAatcgaaaaatattttagtgaaaAGTAATCTATCTTGCGTAATCGGAGATTTGGGGCTGGCTGTACGACATAATGTGGCCAGTGATTCGGTAGATGTCCCATCGACTAATCGGGTCGGCACAAAACGCTACATGGCGCCTGAG GTCTTGGACGAGAGTATGGACGCACGTCAATTCGATCCTTACAAGCGCTCGGACGTGTATTCTTTCGGGTTGGTTGTATGGGAAATGGCGCGTCGCTGTGGCAGTATGCCTGAAGAATATCAACCACCATATTATGACTGTGTTTCGCCCGATCCAGCTTTGGAAGATATGAGACGAGTGGTCTGCATTGAAAAGAGACGACCAAGTGTGCCTAATCGATGGCACTCGGATCCG GTCTTGTCCGCAATATCTAAAGTCATGAAAGAGTGTTGGTACCAAAACCCAGCTGCTCGTTTGACAGCCCTCagaataaagaaaacattagCAAACATCGGTACGGCTGACCATATCAAACTGTAG